The segment ATCCAGAAACGGAAGTCAGGGGATGACATAGTTGGATTTTCACGGTGTGTTGATGGTGAAAGACTGAAAACACGGGGTGACAAAACGTGATCTTCACAGTGCGTCAATGGTGAGGAACTAACGTCAGGGGATGAGAGAAAAGGATCCTCATGCATCGTCCCTCGTAAGGGACTGAGGACAGGGGACGACGAAACAGGACATTTATGCGGCATTTTACaagagggactgaggacgggagATGACAGACTAGTATCCTCACACGATGTCCTtggtgagggactgaggacaggggataacaaaacaggaagtttacaTGCCATTCTATACgagggactgaggacagggGATGACAGACCAGGATCCTCACACGACGTCCTtggtgagggactgaggacagggGATCACAGAACGGGATCTTCATGGTCTGTCTTTCGGTAGGGAATGAACAGAGGGGTTGACGGAATGGGCTGGTTCTCCCATTCTTTACCATATCTCCATGCCATCCTTCTGCCGATTCTTTGAACGATCTCGTCCCATTCGGGATCATCACTATACTTGGTTGTGTTGGCTGGGAGCTCCTCTTCAGCAACAGTGTCTCTGGTCCTCTTGGCTGGAGGCTTCTCTTCAGCAACACTGTCCCTGGTCTTCTTGGAGGGGAGCACATCTTCAGTTTGATTCTCCCTGATCCTCTTGGCAGAGGGCTCCTGTTCAGCATCGTCACTATTcctggtcctcttggctggGAGTTTCACTTCAGCAACACTGTTCCTGGTCTTCTTGGCAGTGAGCTCCTTTTCAGCAAGAGTGTCCTTACTCCTCTTGGCTGGGGGCTGCTCTTCAGCATCACTGTCCTTTGTCCTCTTTCCGTTTATGCCAGTCACAGATGTCGCATGAGCCACGTCCTCTTTCAAACCTACCTGATCACTAGGCTTTGATGGTGGGTCATCCTCCTTCACATCATCCACCTTCTTTGTAGTTCTCCTGGCGCGGCCGGAAGTACAAGAAGCCACTAAATTTCTCCAACCTGCCAGCGGTTGTGGCGAGGCACTGATAGAAATGGAGTCCTCTGGACGCAAAATGGGCTCTTCTGGTTTGTCAAGTTCAGAGGTGACTTCAAAGCTGGAAGGAAGCGCTGTACCAAAACTAGGCTTTGATGGTGGGTCATCCTCCTTCACATCATCCACCTTCTGTGTAGTGCTCCTGGTGCGGCCGGAAGTCAAAGAAGCCCTGCCCTCTTCCAAACCTACCTGATGATGTTGCGAGGTACCGATAGGTCTGGGGTTCTCTGGACGCAAAATGggctcttcctgtttgtcaaGTCCAGATGCGAATTCAAGTGAAGTACAGGGAGCCTTGTCTTCTTGAGGCTTCTGAGCTACCCCAATGTCTTGTTTGTATTTGAAATTTTGGGGAAGAATCTCAAGCAGCTGTGACGCAGCACCTGCAAGGTCCACTGTTGTACTACTCTTAGCGGCGCCCCGCTGATCAACCGTCGAATTGTGATGTTTCAATGACAGATGAAGCTTTCCTACAAGGACCTTGACAAAACAAAGTCGGGATTTAAAGTCATCCTGGTCTTCATTATCAGCCTCGTCGTCACTTGAGCTGGTAGTAGAGTTACCACTAGAGCTAGCAGAAGAGCTACAACTGGAGCCGGCAGTACCGGCATTACCTACCTCGTCTTCCTCGGCTTCATTTGACCACACCTTACCGTGATCCTTACCATTATCTGGATGTCCCTCCAACATTGGGGATCCATCTGCTGGAAGCGCCATGGTATGGGCTgtgaaggaaagaaacaaagcaaaaaaaagctacaattcAGTATCCAGACCTTCACAAAAGTCCAAAGCAATGTTTAGAGACAACACTGAAATACCAACAATACAATAACCCaggtttgtgaatgtgtttgtttttcttgaatatatttaatgaaCAATATTATTGCTATGCCATTGTGTATGATTATACAATAAGGACGGGAATTAagagataaaacaaatatagCTTATCGTTagtcacaaaaaacagcaaaaaatacaattttacataaaaaccacaacaaTAAACTCTAAAACTCAATGATCAAACATGTATGGACCATCGTCACTCAAACAAACGAACTTGCAGCTTCACCTTGGTACCAATCAGTCATTAGAGACAACAAATCAAATTATACTTATTGGTAATTCACCCCTAACCATAAACTCTTAAACATttggaaacataaattaaagagCTATAAAGTGTGTTTAGGATGTCTTAATAGCTAATGAAACACCTGTAATCTAATATTATTCCAttagtgtgaataaaataaaactgcaacaagTTACTCAGTTTACCCTTATATAACAACCCATCCTCACAAATCTTTGATGCTGAGGTACAATTTATCATTCTTAACAATAGCCAGGGATAAGATATGTGACCCATTCATAATTATTACACTTAAATCACTGCTTacacaattttaatatttaaaagtatcaaagtttaaaaatatatgtttccaATAGCATTTGTAAATTACCAAAATGTTAATTGTAGTAAATCAAACGAAATTCCTTTGAGCTCCACAATTTTTCACAATCACAAAGGCAGCTAGTCTGACACCCCATCAGTACTACCTTCATACTCCCACATATAgccaacagcagaaatgtacacctgtaaaattaattaagtttaaaGATTGGGGATCTAAATAAACAGGCCGACATAAGTAGCCCTTCCTCCGTTTCCAGGGGTTCCCTCctacaaaaataatattgtttattttttttagaaatccaTATCCAGTGTTAAAATGGCCATTATATTTTGTCTGGAGATAAGccagacaaaataattaaaataataatctgcatCCCTTATGTGTGCATGATGCCTCAAAGTCTTATTATCACATGTTAATATTACTCCAAATGGGTCAGTTATGGTTGAAGGTAGTGTTATGAAATTCATTACATCAGTCTGAAGATCATGGCTGCACACAACCCAGCAAGAAACTCAGATGAATGTTCACACaattatttttctccaaatgcTTCTTTCAATATTACCATCTCCatggagacaaaaacatcaacaaaatggattctctaAAAGTAATCCTCTCAAactacaataaaatgttttccaatcaCCACACCACTATTAATATTGCCGACTCTTTCTGAAAACGTAATCAGCGTGACAATATATTACAGCTCCAAATATGCAAATGACCAGCACAGCATTTCATAAACAACTAATTATTCGAAACTCCTCtttcttagaaaaataaaactaaacaataataaGTTTAAATCTAAACTACTTAGAAATAGTTCAGGAgaaatatatatctaaaaacttttctaatattcaagtattaaagttttatttcaagcaaCGTATCCAAGGAgaccaaatgtgtttttgaggCATTTTCTGAAACCTGGTCCAGGCACTGACTTCTTATTCCAAAGATCTGAATAAATCAAAACCGATCTTCTAAAACcagaagtaactttttaaaccaGATAAGCAGTGTTAAACCCCCCCATTCTCACCAAAAATGTTAAGTAACGAATTAATCACAACCGGATTCACTGAAACCGAGATCAATGTGTTTCTAATGAATTTTAACATTCACTGTTAACATTCAACTAACTTCTGAAAATGATACGTCACTAAAATGCAATGGAGCAAAACACTGGTTTTCCTGGTCTTAAGTAAttacaataaactaaataatttagttacttTGTGAAATCAACAGGCACACATTGATTGTTCTTTAAAGACTTTTTCTAAGAATAAAGCTGTGTGTTATTATTTAATCAATGTATCCATGGAGAcgacaaacatttttcaaaaagctggctccaaaccttctttcaaaccaaaacaactcCAGTCAGCATTACTGACATTTTCCAGAATTTCAAATAACTAGCatataaatcacaaaacaaattcaattaacTCACAAATACGTTGCACCCCAAAAATGCTAATTATATTTTCCTAGACAGAGTTGTAGTTTCCAAAAATGAACATCAAAGCTGACTTTAACCAACTCAAATaatgtttctttgtcttttaaaatcAGTTCACCATGTTATAAAACTAAACGCATATATTAAAGTCTATCGTTAGATAGGAGGAGGCACAAgtttgaaaagtgtttcttaattttttattgaagtcattttaaataatgtcaccaacgtatccatggaaactaaatatgtttttctgggctttttttttttttaatgaaaaagaacCATCCAGTTTACCAAAAATTGGACACCAAAGTCatcaaagctgatttttttttttacaaagaaatcattattttctttgttaaaatcaaacacacacacacacacttataatGCTTATTACTGGGGCgacagtggtaggagtttgccctGCAATGGTCCGcctctgtcgttgtgtccttgagcaagacaCTTCTCCCACCTTTAGCTGGAGTTTATTGTTGGCATGACATAACATCGGTGGGTACAATCCATTAGCTTATTATCTTCAGTGTGTGAACGTGTGCATGAATGGAAATTTTATGTAAAGCGTCTTCGAGTGTCCTAATAAGCCGCTAGTCTGATGTGATTACCATGGAAACCACGTGTGTTTGTCcgggcatttttcaaaaaattggACAGAAAtcttactgtttgttttttttttcaaaccagcatAACAGTTTTTCTCAAACACCAGTGTTAATATCCCAGACAAATGTCAATAAGCTAACACATAAGtcacaaaactgtttaaattaaCTCACAAATTTGTTTCACCCCACAAATGCAAGAGACCTATTAAAGCTACATATTTCAAAGAAGTCATCAAAATTTCAAAGAATTGGACACCAAAGTCATCAAACCTGATACTCTTTGATTAAATATCaccattgttgttttttcaaatcaattcatGTTTCCTGGCtatgcaaaacaaattataatacaAATCAGATCAACGTGTCCCTTTCttgaaagaaataattaaattaaacaattaaaatatagGCTATTATAAAAGTAAATTCTacttttttgaatgttttttcaaaaattatattaaatatttaacgtATTTCATTTAGCGTATCCATGGAAACGGAGTGTTTATCatggcatttttcaaaaaataacggtcaaatACCAAGataattttccagacatttgacgttaatttaactaatttgactataattaagtaaaatacatatatttattgaCTCACTACACCACAGTTTAACATTCCTGACATTTCCAGCGAAATTCAGTTCAGAAAAAGGCTCATTAGTTAAGAACGATCTATGCTAGCAAAGAATgctacttgtctttttttttttctacagcagtcagtatttctttaaaacacacacaaacacaaaataaactaaataagtCACTGATATCTTAGTAACaatttgatttagtttattaaaaataatagaagaaTGATTTTAACCTTCCAGCTGGTCACCCTGTtggtcctcctcctccttcttcttcttcttctggtcaGGAACCGTCTGTCGCAGGTTTGTTATCCACGGGTTTCTTCAGCAAGTGCGTATTTCAGCAAGTGCTTCTTTAGCAAGTTTTGCACAGCAGACTTTTCAACAAGCTCAAACCTTCCGAGGCTGTAAAGGCTCCTTCAGGCGTCTCTCTCAAAAGTCCCGTCGCAAAGGGGAAAGAACTCAGAAGGTCAGCGTCATTTATAGGCTTGAGGACGCTAACGTCGTTTCCATGACTTTCATTGACGAACTCACGCACTGGCGCGTGAGAGAACTTGGACCACAAATAACGTAGATAGTACAAGTATCGCGTTATCTTGTTTATCACTCCgtatgctgccacctactggccaacTAGTGtaatgacttttcttttttttttaaagattttattggctcGGGGGCTTCCGGTTGGACCCAAGATGGAGTAGACGCTTTTTCCGAAGCTCCCACCTCGAACATTACTATATTAATTTTTACTTCGTGTCTGTTAATCCAATAGTAACTATAAGGTTACACTGGAACCCCGACCAGTTAGTCAAACGATGaccagcagaacaaaaaaagaagagcagaaaaaagacGAGGGAAACATAATGGCGGTGCTAACGGCTACGCTAGCCGAGCACAAGAAATCCCTCTCAGCGGAGTTCAATGCGGCGTTTACTAAACTCGAAACAAAACTGGAGCGATTTGAATCTACCATTGCCACCCACCACCAGCGTGTTTCATCACTGGAGAATGTGGCCACTACCATGAGCGATGACATACAGGCAATTCAAGCTGAGCTAGCTACGGTGACCGGAGAGAACAACAGGCTGAAAGCTAAGCTAATTGACGTAGGAGCCGCCGCAACAACGCCAGGTTGGTGGGACTCCCTGAAGGCATAGAAGGATCGCATTCGAAaacagggttagggttaggtgaTACTTTTAAATAGGGTTAGGGCCCCGGTGAGAAACCCAGAGCCGTAATCGTGTGTTTCCACAACTATCTAATCAGGGAGCTCGTTACACGCAAAGCCAGAGAGTTACGAGGCAAGTTGAAATACAGAGGTACCCCGtttcacatttttgaagatTATTGCCCAGAGGTCTTACAGCAGCACTCAGCTTACCGCGGGATCATGAAAGAACTGTATGATCGAGGGCTCAAGCCTGCTTTGCGCTACCCAGCCAAACTATTCATCGTGACCGAGAATGGGAGTCGAAGGTTCCTGGCTTCACCTGAGGACGCCAAGCGCTATATTGGCTCTACTCATCCACCCAACTCTAGCCCGCCAAGGGAATAATTGTTAGCTGGAtccgttttttttcttcttttttttctctgtggtATTAATCTAGCCACTTGCAGAACTCAGAGGATTCTTCATAGCTTGTTTGATGCAAAGCTGTCTCTAAAAATTCTATactttattggggcctgcccatagcaatgcataaggagagcagtactgacttgctcTTTTATAGGGAATCggacttacgatggcgacgtaaaaagcgaaaaacgagccaaatttccaactgccgaaacgcagggcataactgacaccaactgccgctcctttagagtgagaaatgaagagaatttttgaccccCAAACAATTTTGAAACCGTCATCACACCCACAGATATCGCCCGATTGGTATAAAACTCGGTcatgacattgatacgcatgcctgctccggtaaaatgttttcgaaatttttCTAGGGCTTAgggttttctgtcaaggtgcttcagagcgaAATCATGCGCCAGGAtaactgacgctctcccagattcacttccatgtatttctgaaaaatttctgtGCTCTGCATacaccatttttgtctcatcactgcAATTACTGTGAGTGAGCTACAAATATGAATCGCGGTACTATGGGAGAtgacaaatagccctctcatatgcttcaaacggttttccaATACGTCTCTCGGTTTGGCAAGGAGTTGTTCGGActgctttttccatataaaccaatggggtgtctcacaaagatagaattttttctccacctttctgtgtcacacacacatgacagttAGCAGAGGATTGATAACCATAACAACGGAACACAGGAGgcgattggctgctggttaggactacaaatacgcatcactgtagttctaatcaatactcagttaaaacagagggctgagctgccatttagagcTACTGGCTGTTTTGGCCAGTAAATAATggatttaacccaaacactgttagacattttaattagtgtgatcatttaatatgaagcttatgttgtttttgtttcaaaataaaagcctcaatatccccCTCAGGTTAATGCACCGCCataggcggtgcaataatattagcatgcattatatttttctctcaggttagaGAGCTAATTAGCATGAgccttttaccttaaataagcgattagctattttcttacttattagccatgtttaatatactgagcctaagtcaattacagacaacattctaatgCCCTTctaatgtcagaactacaaacatggtggaactgtcacttactacagaggaggactaagctggcctttagaactacttgtgttttgggctttttataactgattttatccaaccattgttacacatggatTTGGTGTGACAATTTACAATTAAGCtcactgaaaatttcaaaaataaaagccttgaaaatttttacatcaggtatttgctcttttgagctttatataactgatttaaccaaatgactattagacatgggattagtttggccctttgaaatgaagcttaacaaaaatttccaaataaaagccttgagaagttttacatcatgtaattagtcttttgagcattatataactgatttaatccATTGagtgttatacatgggatttatctggccctttgaaatgaagtttaacaaaaatttcaaaataaaagccttgacaatttttacatcatgtaattgctttttttggcttttgttgactttttcatccaaagcaccgttacacatgggattagtttggccctttgaaatgaaacatactgaaagtttcaaaataaaagccttgaatatttttacatcaggtaatggctcttttgagcattatataactgattttatccaatcactgttatacatgggattagtttgcaCATtggaaatgaagcttaacaaaaatttcaaaataaaagccttgtccatttttacatcatgtaattagtctttttggctttatgtgactttttttatccaaagcactgttacgcAATGGAATACTGTGggcatttaatatgaagcttactgcaaattacaaaataaaagc is part of the Xiphophorus couchianus chromosome 10, X_couchianus-1.0, whole genome shotgun sequence genome and harbors:
- the LOC114151759 gene encoding nucleolar protein dao-5-like, translated to MALPADGSPMLEGHPDNGKDHGKVWSNEAEEDEVGNAGTAGSSCSSSASSSGNSTTSSSDDEADNEDQDDFKSRLCFVKVLVGKLHLSLKHHNSTVDQRGAAKSSTTVDLAGAASQLLEILPQNFKYKQDIGVAQKPQEDKAPCTSLEFASGLDKQEEPILRPENPRPIGTSQHHQVGLEEGRASLTSGRTRSTTQKVDDVKEDDPPSKPSFGTALPSSFEVTSELDKPEEPILRPEDSISISASPQPLAGWRNLVASCTSGRARRTTKKVDDVKEDDPPSKPSDQVGLKEDVAHATSVTGINGKRTKDSDAEEQPPAKRSKDTLAEKELTAKKTRNSVAEVKLPAKRTRNSDDAEQEPSAKRIRENQTEDVLPSKKTRDSVAEEKPPAKRTRDTVAEEELPANTTKYSDDPEWDEIVQRIGRRMAWRYGKEWENQPIPSTPLFIPYRKTDHEDPVL